One Brachybacterium kimchii genomic window carries:
- a CDS encoding CPBP family intramembrane glutamic endopeptidase → MTDRRTAPTSTALPPASPTTRPSAPGWPEILVGLAAYMICFGLVFLLLPLAGGGALGGIIGLFVSGAMGLIAFGAAWALRIRSAAAFGFRRASGRQLLAGAGLGVLAAIIGSALTVAYVMLSGDMQSPQSSYQAASTGGALSLVLTLVGGSIITPIGEESLFRGVVANALLSRYGPWIGVLASAIVFALFHGINTVLPSAFMVGLFAALLFRRTGSIWPGVVLHGTNNLVSSLLPLALAGMAAGA, encoded by the coding sequence ATGACCGACCGACGCACCGCTCCCACCTCGACCGCTCTCCCGCCCGCCTCTCCGACCACGCGCCCATCGGCCCCTGGCTGGCCGGAGATCCTCGTGGGCCTCGCCGCCTACATGATCTGCTTCGGACTCGTCTTCCTGCTGCTGCCGCTCGCCGGCGGCGGCGCGCTGGGCGGGATCATCGGCCTGTTCGTCTCCGGCGCGATGGGGCTGATCGCCTTCGGCGCCGCCTGGGCGCTGCGCATCCGCTCGGCCGCAGCCTTCGGGTTCCGACGCGCGAGCGGCCGACAGCTGCTCGCCGGGGCGGGGCTCGGCGTGCTCGCGGCGATCATCGGCAGCGCGCTCACCGTCGCCTACGTGATGCTCTCCGGCGACATGCAGTCCCCCCAGTCCAGCTACCAGGCGGCCTCGACGGGCGGGGCGCTGTCCCTGGTCCTCACGCTCGTCGGCGGATCGATCATCACCCCGATCGGCGAGGAGTCGCTGTTCCGCGGCGTGGTCGCGAACGCCCTGCTCAGCCGGTACGGACCATGGATCGGCGTGCTCGCGAGCGCGATCGTCTTCGCCCTGTTCCACGGCATCAACACGGTGCTGCCCTCGGCCTTCATGGTCGGACTGTTCGCCGCCCTGCTGTTCCGCCGCACCGGCTCGATCTGGCCGGGCGTGGTCCTGCACGGCACCAACAACCTGGTCAGCTCGCTGCTGCCGCTCGCGCTCGCGGGCATGGCCGCGGGGGCGTGA
- a CDS encoding Dps family protein yields the protein MNETVDVPTPAGAERTRPENAEGGFLASDALAKNLQRVLVELTALHLVGKQAHWNIVGPNFRDLHLNLDEVVDIAREAADDIAERMRALHATPDGRPAVVAEQNSLPEFPQGEVLTHDAIDLVTSAIEATVGSMRYVHDEVDEADPTSADILHGIIEKLEQQAWFISAETRTPAN from the coding sequence GCCCGAGAACGCCGAGGGAGGCTTCCTCGCCTCCGACGCCCTGGCCAAGAATCTGCAGCGCGTGCTCGTGGAGCTCACGGCCCTCCACCTCGTGGGCAAGCAGGCCCACTGGAACATCGTGGGGCCGAACTTCCGCGATCTGCACCTGAACCTCGACGAGGTCGTGGACATCGCGCGGGAGGCCGCCGACGACATCGCCGAGCGGATGCGCGCACTCCACGCCACGCCCGACGGCCGCCCCGCAGTCGTCGCCGAGCAGAACTCCCTGCCCGAGTTCCCTCAGGGCGAGGTGCTCACCCACGACGCGATCGACCTCGTGACCTCGGCGATCGAGGCGACCGTCGGCAGCATGCGCTACGTCCACGACGAGGTCGACGAGGCCGATCCGACCTCTGCCGACATCCTCCACGGCATCATCGAGAAGCTCGAGCAGCAGGCCTGGTTCATCAGCGCCGAGACGCGCACCCCGGCGAACTGA
- a CDS encoding heparan-alpha-glucosaminide N-acetyltransferase domain-containing protein gives MHTTTSPHPRSAPVATVAGPSPSAGPARLEALDLARLVAIVGMMAAHLLVPLGAAPAGSPWQNAAARIASVLTEGTSAALFAVIGGCSLVLASRKRLAAGDRAGAVRSGIVRGALVLAIGLLLGFVPTWVVVVLVPFGLGMMITAPLLLCSSRVLAAIALVLTAVGGWLNASVRSDLRIVQEIGNVTPMNVLEPLTLLRGLALTGMYPLITWLPYLLLGVILMRSLLGSIEAGRVRRWSLTVLGTGVGAAVIAYGTSAAVKAWALAQGEDKMLLDLHGFGAPLRSDLWMQALATPHTGSIADIIATAGVSVAVIALLMLVIPPARHLAGALPRALRAAGAAPLTIYTIHVVLTGASMIAALVVAGPDAFESAPWFIAGVWILLAHLAVVVLIGLVLSARGSRGPLEALVSRVAGRAGGRVRGRDEARADR, from the coding sequence ATGCACACCACCACCTCCCCTCATCCCCGGTCAGCGCCGGTCGCCACCGTGGCCGGCCCCTCTCCCTCCGCCGGCCCCGCCCGCCTCGAGGCGCTCGACCTTGCGCGACTCGTCGCGATCGTCGGCATGATGGCCGCCCACCTGCTGGTGCCGTTGGGTGCCGCACCCGCAGGATCGCCCTGGCAGAACGCTGCGGCCCGGATCGCGAGCGTCCTCACCGAGGGCACGTCCGCGGCGCTTTTCGCCGTGATCGGCGGCTGCAGCCTCGTGCTCGCCTCCCGGAAGCGGCTCGCAGCCGGAGACCGCGCCGGGGCCGTGCGCAGCGGCATCGTCCGCGGGGCGCTCGTCCTCGCGATCGGCCTGCTGCTCGGCTTCGTGCCCACCTGGGTGGTGGTCGTCCTCGTGCCCTTCGGTCTGGGGATGATGATCACCGCGCCCCTGCTGCTGTGCTCGAGCCGCGTGCTGGCGGCCATCGCGCTCGTCCTCACCGCCGTCGGCGGCTGGCTGAACGCGAGCGTCCGCTCGGACCTCCGCATCGTCCAGGAGATCGGCAACGTGACCCCGATGAACGTGCTCGAGCCCCTGACGCTGCTGCGCGGGCTCGCGCTCACCGGCATGTATCCGCTGATCACGTGGCTGCCGTACCTGCTGCTCGGCGTCATCCTCATGCGCTCCCTGCTCGGGTCGATCGAGGCGGGACGCGTGCGCCGCTGGTCCCTCACGGTGCTCGGCACCGGCGTCGGCGCGGCGGTGATCGCCTACGGCACCTCGGCCGCGGTGAAGGCATGGGCGCTCGCGCAGGGCGAGGACAAGATGCTCCTGGACCTCCACGGCTTCGGCGCACCGCTCCGCAGTGATCTCTGGATGCAGGCCCTGGCGACCCCGCACACGGGCTCGATCGCCGACATCATCGCGACGGCCGGCGTCTCTGTCGCCGTGATCGCCCTGCTCATGCTCGTGATCCCGCCGGCCCGACACCTCGCCGGCGCGCTTCCGCGGGCGCTCCGCGCGGCCGGCGCCGCGCCCCTCACGATCTACACGATCCACGTGGTGCTCACCGGCGCCTCGATGATCGCCGCGCTCGTCGTCGCGGGCCCCGATGCTTTCGAGAGCGCTCCGTGGTTCATCGCGGGGGTCTGGATCCTGCTCGCGCACCTCGCCGTCGTCGTGCTGATCGGCCTCGTGCTCTCGGCGCGCGGCTCGCGCGGGCCGCTCGAGGCGCTGGTCAGCAGGGTCGCAGGGCGGGCCGGGGGACGGGTGCGCGGCAGGGACGAGGCCCGGGCCGACAGGTGA
- a CDS encoding endo alpha-1,4 polygalactosaminidase codes for MGRTRRGAATAALVLLMAAACAGEDAEADGRSTSPVSRGSADDPAAAPSDHPSSEGDHTPELPPTSGAFDYQLGGAYTPSGPIDVVVRDATAEPLEGAYNVCYVNGFQTQPDDAAMWEEHADLLLHDARGDLVTDPDWVDEYILDPSGSTQRDDILEILAPVITGCAAAGYDAVEIDNLDTFDRFDRIDENGAMALASAYVDLAHESGLAIAQKNAAEITATAHEELGFDFAVAEECGAYDECAAYTGVYGAHVLQIEYPDSLEDAGMTFAGVCALPDRAPLTILRDRDLVAQDADGYRYESC; via the coding sequence ATGGGGCGGACGAGACGGGGCGCCGCGACGGCGGCTCTGGTGCTGCTGATGGCCGCGGCCTGCGCAGGAGAGGACGCGGAGGCCGACGGCAGGTCGACGTCGCCGGTCTCGCGGGGATCGGCCGATGATCCTGCCGCGGCGCCCTCCGATCACCCCTCCTCGGAGGGGGATCACACCCCGGAGCTGCCTCCCACCAGCGGCGCCTTCGACTATCAGCTCGGGGGTGCCTACACGCCGTCGGGCCCGATCGATGTGGTCGTGCGCGATGCGACCGCCGAGCCCCTGGAGGGCGCCTACAACGTCTGCTACGTCAACGGCTTCCAGACCCAGCCCGACGACGCCGCGATGTGGGAGGAGCACGCCGATCTGCTGCTGCACGACGCGCGCGGCGACCTGGTCACCGACCCCGACTGGGTCGACGAGTACATCCTCGATCCGTCCGGCTCGACGCAGCGCGACGACATCCTGGAGATCCTCGCCCCGGTGATCACGGGCTGCGCCGCGGCCGGCTACGACGCCGTCGAGATCGACAACCTCGACACCTTCGACAGGTTCGACCGGATCGACGAGAACGGCGCGATGGCCCTCGCCTCCGCCTACGTGGACCTCGCGCACGAATCCGGGCTCGCGATCGCCCAGAAGAACGCCGCCGAGATCACGGCGACGGCGCACGAGGAGCTCGGCTTCGACTTCGCCGTCGCCGAGGAATGCGGCGCCTATGACGAATGCGCCGCGTACACGGGCGTCTACGGCGCCCACGTCCTGCAGATCGAGTACCCCGACAGCCTCGAGGACGCCGGAATGACCTTCGCCGGCGTCTGCGCGCTCCCGGACCGCGCACCGCTGACGATCCTGAGGGACCGCGACCTCGTCGCCCAGGACGCCGACGGCTATCGCTACGAATCCTGCTGA